In Hyphomicrobiales bacterium, a single window of DNA contains:
- the bamA gene encoding outer membrane protein assembly factor BamA: MKLIQNRAIASVFAIMTIFAFVAGAAIVDASTSQAQAQVISGVDVVGNQRISRDTILTYVTIEPGQNATSIKKDETIQALFATGLFRDVSIGSSGSRLLVTVVENPIVNGVSFVGNDKIKDDDLRAAALTKARATFSQDQVDADVEGLKQAYKAIGRFNATVKATVSPVDGNRVNVTYRIDESDKTGIAKIRFVGNKVFGDGRLKNAISTRQSGLLSFLKSDDIYDEARLAADEERLRRFYFNHGYADFEVISSVVDLDENKNKFFITVTVSEGERYRFGKIEIDSILLDVNPEQLRPLLETKEGKVYDARQVERSIEKLSLAAAEKGFAFAQVRPRGEQAEDNRINITYAIDQGARVFVERINILGNTRTREYVIRRELDLAEGDAFNQALLDQAQRRIRNLGIFKDVRVTRGQGTASDRIVVNIQVEEQPTGDISFGLGADLSGGFLTNLSIAERNFLGRGQFLRAAVGLGTGNQTYDLSFTEPYFLGRRASAGFDLFRRDSTDQDGRSFDVSNTGGSLRFGLPLTNNLSAGIRYTFDRETISDVDVESAPLSIQALVGADGDSTTNTSSVSYSITYNSLDNTQDPTNGLLAVFEQEFAGLGGDVNFIKTDARVAFYKELNANHEVIGLVRGRAGNITGLGEDVRLLDNFFAGGDLVRGFENRGIGGRDTEGNDAIGGTNFFGVSAELQFPVPLLPRSLGLKAALFADAGSVFGFDEQEGITPVEGSTDFNIRSSVGVGFLWDSPLGPLRGDFAHVLSSESFDEEQFFRIGGGTRF; this comes from the coding sequence ATGAAACTTATTCAAAATCGCGCAATCGCTAGCGTGTTCGCAATTATGACAATCTTCGCATTTGTTGCGGGCGCTGCCATTGTTGACGCTAGTACTTCACAGGCCCAAGCACAGGTAATCTCTGGTGTTGATGTTGTTGGTAACCAACGCATTAGCCGCGACACCATTTTGACCTATGTCACAATTGAGCCAGGCCAGAACGCGACCTCCATCAAAAAAGATGAAACAATCCAAGCATTGTTTGCTACTGGGCTTTTCAGAGATGTATCTATTGGCTCTAGCGGTTCGCGCCTACTTGTTACAGTTGTGGAAAACCCAATTGTAAACGGTGTCTCTTTTGTTGGTAATGACAAAATTAAAGACGACGATCTGAGAGCCGCTGCGCTGACTAAAGCGCGCGCTACGTTCAGCCAAGATCAGGTTGATGCAGACGTTGAAGGTTTGAAGCAGGCATACAAAGCGATCGGTCGTTTCAATGCGACAGTGAAGGCGACAGTAAGTCCTGTTGATGGCAATCGTGTCAATGTTACTTACCGTATCGACGAATCAGACAAAACGGGTATCGCGAAAATTCGTTTCGTCGGTAACAAAGTTTTCGGTGATGGCCGTCTTAAAAACGCAATCTCCACACGCCAGTCAGGCCTGCTTAGCTTCCTTAAATCAGACGACATTTACGATGAAGCTCGCCTAGCAGCCGATGAGGAGCGTCTACGTCGCTTCTATTTCAACCATGGTTACGCGGATTTCGAAGTTATTTCGTCAGTAGTCGACCTTGATGAAAACAAAAACAAATTCTTTATCACTGTCACAGTGAGTGAAGGTGAGCGCTATCGGTTTGGTAAAATAGAAATTGACTCAATCCTTCTCGATGTTAACCCTGAGCAGCTCCGTCCTCTTTTGGAAACAAAAGAAGGTAAGGTTTACGATGCACGTCAAGTTGAACGTTCAATCGAAAAACTCTCACTCGCTGCAGCAGAAAAAGGCTTTGCCTTTGCTCAAGTTCGCCCAAGAGGTGAGCAAGCTGAAGATAATCGCATCAACATTACCTATGCAATCGATCAAGGTGCGAGAGTTTTCGTTGAGCGCATCAACATCCTAGGCAATACACGAACACGGGAATATGTGATCCGCCGTGAACTTGACCTTGCTGAAGGTGACGCATTCAATCAAGCTTTGCTCGATCAGGCACAACGTAGAATTAGAAACTTGGGCATCTTTAAAGATGTGCGCGTCACGAGAGGCCAAGGCACTGCGTCTGACCGTATCGTGGTGAATATCCAAGTAGAAGAACAACCTACTGGTGACATTTCATTCGGCCTTGGTGCTGACTTGTCAGGTGGTTTCTTGACCAACCTCTCTATCGCTGAGCGTAACTTCCTTGGTCGTGGACAATTCCTACGTGCAGCGGTTGGGCTTGGTACAGGCAATCAAACTTATGATTTGAGCTTTACAGAGCCTTATTTCCTCGGTCGCCGTGCATCTGCTGGTTTCGATCTGTTCCGACGCGATAGTACAGACCAAGACGGTCGTAGTTTCGATGTGAGTAATACAGGTGGTAGCCTACGTTTTGGATTGCCGTTAACGAACAACTTGTCGGCCGGCATACGTTATACATTCGATCGGGAAACCATTTCAGATGTAGACGTGGAATCAGCACCGCTGTCTATTCAGGCGCTTGTTGGTGCTGACGGTGACTCGACGACAAACACATCATCGGTCTCATATAGCATCACTTATAACTCTTTAGATAACACGCAAGATCCAACAAACGGCTTGTTAGCTGTATTCGAACAAGAGTTTGCGGGCCTTGGTGGAGATGTTAATTTCATCAAAACTGATGCGAGAGTTGCATTCTATAAAGAGTTGAATGCGAACCATGAGGTAATCGGTTTGGTGCGTGGTCGGGCAGGTAACATTACTGGCCTTGGCGAAGATGTGCGCCTTCTTGATAATTTCTTTGCTGGTGGCGATTTGGTTCGCGGTTTCGAAAACCGAGGTATCGGTGGACGTGACACCGAAGGTAATGACGCGATTGGTGGTACAAACTTCTTTGGCGTATCAGCTGAGTTGCAATTCCCAGTTCCACTTTTACCACGCTCTTTGGGTCTTAAAGCTGCATTGTTCGCTGATGCGGGTTCTGTTTTCGGATTTGACGAGCAAGAAGGTATTACACCAGTTGAAGGCTCAACAGATTTCAACATTCGTTCATCAGTGGGTGTTGGCTTCCTATGGGATTCACCACTCGGCCCGTTGCGCGGTGACTTTGCTCACGTGCTATCGAGTGAAAGCTTCGATGAAGAGCAATTCTTCAGAATTGGTGGCGGTACACGCTTCTAG
- the rseP gene encoding RIP metalloprotease RseP, translating to MEMIQYGLSSFFGWVLPFLFVLTIVVFFHELGHFLVARWNGVGVSKFAVGFGPDIWGFTDKHGTRWALSAIPLGGYVKFIDDADPSGASPNKTAELEAAGVDPSKLFAKKKLWQRASVVAAGPIANFILAIAIFAGIFLVNGRDILTAKVDEIQADSAASKAGFKVGDTIIEIDGVKIASFTDLQRIVSVSAEIPLSIKVLRDGDEIDLNATPALREIDDRLGGTQRIGLLGIQRSSSKDAIIHKSFGPIGAVSEGVAETGYVIKRTVTFFIGLFTGRESVDQLGGPIRIAEVSKHVAAISFTALISLTAVLSVSIGFMNLLPIPVLDGGHLVFYAIEAVKGSPLSEKAQEYSFKFGLAVVLSMMVFVTTIDISRFF from the coding sequence ATGGAAATGATACAATACGGCCTTTCGAGCTTTTTTGGTTGGGTCTTACCTTTCCTTTTTGTATTGACCATTGTGGTTTTTTTCCATGAACTTGGTCACTTCCTTGTTGCCCGCTGGAATGGTGTTGGTGTTTCTAAGTTTGCCGTAGGCTTCGGCCCTGACATTTGGGGCTTCACTGATAAGCACGGAACTAGGTGGGCGCTATCGGCTATTCCCCTTGGTGGCTACGTTAAATTTATCGATGATGCTGATCCGTCTGGCGCTAGCCCCAATAAAACGGCCGAGCTTGAAGCTGCTGGTGTTGATCCATCAAAACTGTTTGCAAAAAAGAAACTTTGGCAAAGAGCTTCTGTGGTGGCCGCAGGTCCGATCGCTAATTTCATCCTAGCAATCGCAATTTTCGCCGGTATTTTTCTCGTTAATGGTCGAGATATTTTGACAGCGAAGGTTGACGAAATTCAAGCAGATAGCGCTGCAAGTAAAGCTGGCTTCAAAGTAGGTGACACTATTATTGAAATTGATGGCGTTAAGATTGCGAGTTTTACTGACTTGCAACGCATCGTCTCTGTTAGCGCTGAAATTCCGCTCTCGATTAAGGTGTTGCGCGATGGTGATGAAATTGACCTCAATGCTACGCCTGCTTTGAGAGAGATTGATGATCGCCTTGGTGGGACGCAACGCATTGGTTTGCTCGGCATACAAAGAAGCTCTAGCAAAGATGCAATCATTCATAAATCATTTGGTCCAATTGGCGCTGTCTCTGAAGGTGTTGCCGAGACCGGTTATGTGATTAAACGCACAGTGACCTTCTTTATCGGGTTATTCACAGGGCGCGAATCGGTCGATCAACTTGGTGGACCAATTCGGATTGCAGAGGTATCCAAACACGTTGCGGCAATAAGCTTTACCGCGCTCATTTCTCTTACTGCTGTATTATCCGTGAGTATTGGGTTTATGAACCTACTTCCAATTCCAGTTTTAGATGGCGGCCATTTAGTTTTTTATGCAATCGAAGCCGTGAAAGGCAGTCCTCTATCGGAAAAAGCGCAGGAATATAGCTTCAAGTTTGGACTAGCAGTCGTGTTATCAATGATGGTTTTCGTAACGACAATCGACATTAGTCGCTTCTTTTAA
- the dxr gene encoding 1-deoxy-D-xylulose-5-phosphate reductoisomerase, translating to MTFTNAAPTSETQSNSENVRTISVLGATGSIGDSTLAIVAHQPDRYKVIAVTGGSNAEKLAKIARDTSASIVAIADESKVSFLKEALADLPCEVLGGDEGVLEAARAPCEMTISSIVGFAGLGPTLAALDACRYLSLANKESLVCAGSLVMGEAAKKGVTVLPLDSEHNAIHQALLGDRIADVEMVTLTASGGPFRTWSRDDIAKAGPANALKHPNWSMGAKITIDSATLMNKGLEVIEAHHLFPIRHDQLDVVVHPQSIIHGMVSFVDGAVLAELGCPDMRTPIAHCMAHPNRIETEVERLSLTKISQLTFEEPDLERFPMLRIAKQALSEGDVATNLINGANEVVVQHFLNENLSFYGMSDVVEKVLASGLNQFNPKDGITSYDQAVTIDGFARSQAAEFITSLT from the coding sequence ATGACTTTCACCAATGCTGCGCCAACAAGCGAAACTCAGTCCAATTCAGAAAACGTCAGAACAATCTCCGTCTTAGGAGCAACCGGATCTATTGGCGATAGCACGCTTGCAATCGTTGCCCATCAGCCAGACCGCTACAAGGTTATCGCTGTAACAGGTGGTTCGAACGCTGAGAAACTCGCGAAAATTGCGCGCGATACGAGCGCAAGCATTGTTGCCATTGCTGATGAGAGCAAAGTTTCATTTCTAAAAGAGGCACTCGCCGACTTGCCTTGTGAGGTACTTGGCGGAGACGAAGGTGTTTTAGAAGCTGCCCGCGCGCCCTGTGAAATGACCATCTCGTCCATCGTGGGTTTTGCGGGTCTTGGACCAACATTGGCAGCTCTGGATGCCTGTCGCTACCTCTCACTTGCCAACAAAGAAAGCCTGGTTTGTGCGGGCTCTTTGGTCATGGGCGAGGCGGCTAAAAAGGGCGTCACTGTTCTACCGCTGGATTCAGAGCATAATGCTATCCACCAAGCCTTACTTGGCGACCGAATTGCAGATGTTGAAATGGTGACACTAACCGCATCCGGTGGCCCATTTCGCACATGGTCTAGGGACGACATTGCTAAAGCAGGCCCAGCCAACGCACTAAAACATCCAAACTGGTCGATGGGTGCGAAGATTACGATCGATTCAGCGACCTTGATGAACAAGGGCCTTGAAGTCATCGAAGCCCATCACCTGTTTCCAATTCGCCACGACCAGCTTGATGTGGTGGTTCATCCTCAATCAATCATTCATGGCATGGTCTCATTCGTTGATGGTGCAGTGCTCGCAGAACTGGGTTGCCCAGACATGCGCACGCCAATTGCTCATTGCATGGCGCACCCAAACCGGATCGAAACTGAGGTTGAGCGCTTGAGCCTAACCAAAATCAGCCAGCTGACCTTTGAAGAACCAGACCTAGAACGTTTTCCCATGTTAAGAATCGCGAAACAGGCACTTAGCGAAGGTGATGTTGCGACCAATTTGATCAATGGTGCAAATGAAGTTGTTGTCCAACACTTTTTGAACGAGAATCTATCGTTTTATGGCATGAGTGATGTTGTGGAAAAGGTGCTCGCTTCCGGTCTCAATCAATTCAATCCCAAAGATGGGATAACCTCTTATGATCAGGCGGTTACAATTGATGGTTTTGCAAGATCGCAAGCAGCCGAATTTATAACTTCATTAACCTAA
- a CDS encoding phosphatidate cytidylyltransferase, protein MVTPNTTSELTKRILSAVILAPIVIFMAWLGGISFGLMMAVIAVLMYWEWTVMTQRSILLPRDIFGVLCVLVLVIAGYVGGTTTPILFSFIAIVIGFIVIAFAKNKLGWTIAGVGVGSSLATCLIYLRGIEPSGIGLLLFLCFSVWAADIFAYIVGRTVGGPKLMPRVSPKKTWSGFLGGAAGAVIIGALVASYLFEASTVLFAGLAFITALAAQVGDLLESHIKRRFNVKDSSNLIPGHGGILDRVDGLVLSAYVFVACYVLGVAQF, encoded by the coding sequence TTGGTTACCCCTAATACCACCAGCGAGCTTACCAAACGCATCCTTTCAGCCGTGATCCTTGCTCCTATCGTGATTTTCATGGCGTGGCTTGGTGGTATCTCCTTCGGTTTAATGATGGCTGTGATTGCCGTTCTCATGTACTGGGAATGGACCGTGATGACACAGCGGAGCATTTTACTACCGCGTGATATCTTCGGCGTATTATGCGTTTTGGTTTTGGTGATCGCTGGATATGTGGGCGGAACCACAACGCCCATTCTTTTCTCATTCATAGCGATCGTGATCGGCTTTATTGTCATCGCATTCGCCAAAAACAAACTTGGCTGGACAATCGCAGGCGTCGGTGTCGGCTCCAGCCTTGCCACTTGTTTGATCTATCTAAGAGGCATTGAGCCGAGTGGGATAGGCTTACTGTTATTCTTATGCTTCTCAGTTTGGGCAGCCGATATTTTCGCCTATATCGTTGGGCGGACCGTTGGCGGACCCAAACTAATGCCACGCGTTTCCCCAAAAAAGACGTGGTCTGGTTTTTTAGGTGGTGCGGCTGGTGCTGTGATCATTGGTGCTTTGGTCGCATCTTATTTGTTCGAAGCCAGCACAGTCCTTTTCGCAGGCCTTGCCTTTATAACAGCCCTTGCAGCTCAAGTTGGTGACCTGCTTGAATCGCACATCAAGCGCCGTTTTAATGTGAAAGACTCCAGCAATTTAATTCCAGGACATGGCGGAATTTTAGATCGTGTCGATGGTCTGGTGTTATCAGCCTATGTTTTTGTCGCCTGTTATGTGTTAGGCGTCGCCCAGTTTTAA
- a CDS encoding isoprenyl transferase: MSDASLIPIAQEDAASLQMPRHIAIIMDGNGRWAKERGLPRVEGHRRGVDTGRNITRIAGEGGLDYLTLYSFSSENWSRPESEINELFGLLRMFIRRHLAELHKNNVCIRIIGDEDGVPADILKMMDEAHQLTKANTGLTLVIAFNYGARGEIASAMKKIAKSVADGELSIDDITADTVSQNLHTSDIPDPDLIIRTSGEQRLSNFLLWQAAYSEFVFTDCKWPDFDEEAFYAAIAEYSSRDRRFGAVSSTDLSS, encoded by the coding sequence ATGTCTGACGCCTCCCTCATACCCATTGCTCAAGAAGACGCGGCTTCGCTCCAGATGCCACGTCATATTGCGATTATTATGGATGGCAATGGTCGTTGGGCGAAGGAACGTGGTTTACCTCGTGTTGAAGGCCATCGACGTGGCGTCGACACCGGCCGCAACATTACACGCATCGCGGGTGAGGGTGGTCTTGATTACCTAACGCTTTATAGCTTCAGTTCAGAAAACTGGTCGCGCCCTGAAAGCGAGATCAATGAGCTGTTCGGCTTGTTGCGTATGTTTATCCGCCGCCACCTTGCAGAGTTGCATAAGAACAACGTTTGCATCCGCATCATTGGTGATGAAGATGGTGTGCCTGCTGATATTCTCAAAATGATGGATGAAGCCCATCAACTTACCAAAGCAAATACTGGCTTAACCCTCGTGATTGCGTTCAACTATGGTGCGCGTGGCGAGATTGCGAGCGCGATGAAGAAGATTGCGAAGTCTGTCGCTGATGGTGAGTTATCTATTGATGACATTACAGCCGATACGGTTAGCCAAAACCTACATACAAGCGACATCCCAGATCCAGATTTGATCATTCGCACCAGCGGTGAGCAACGGCTTAGCAATTTCTTGTTGTGGCAAGCTGCTTATTCCGAATTTGTATTCACGGATTGCAAATGGCCTGACTTCGACGAAGAAGCTTTTTATGCCGCTATAGCCGAATATAGCTCTCGCGACCGACGCTTTGGTGCTGTCTCTTCAACCGACTTAAGTAGCTAG
- the frr gene encoding ribosome recycling factor — MSDGVIDFDDISRRMTGAVTALKSDLNGLRTGRASASLLDTVMVDAYGSSMPINQVASVSVPEPRMLTVQVWDKGMVAATDKAIRESNLGLNPVMDGQNLRIPMPELNEERRKELVKIAGGYAEQARVAARHVRRDGMDEAKKAEKDGDLGKDEAHKVSDRIQKMTDDTITEIDATIAEKEKEIMQV; from the coding sequence ATGTCAGATGGTGTAATTGATTTTGATGATATTTCACGCAGAATGACGGGTGCCGTCACCGCATTGAAATCTGATCTCAATGGGCTTCGCACAGGACGTGCATCTGCAAGCCTGCTTGATACAGTAATGGTTGATGCTTACGGCTCCAGTATGCCGATCAATCAGGTTGCTTCAGTTTCCGTTCCTGAGCCTCGTATGTTGACAGTTCAAGTGTGGGACAAAGGCATGGTTGCCGCGACTGACAAAGCCATTCGCGAATCTAATCTTGGTCTAAACCCAGTGATGGACGGCCAAAATCTTCGTATTCCAATGCCTGAACTCAACGAAGAGCGCCGTAAAGAGCTTGTCAAAATTGCTGGCGGCTATGCTGAGCAAGCCCGTGTTGCTGCTCGCCATGTTCGCCGTGATGGTATGGACGAAGCCAAAAAAGCTGAAAAAGACGGCGACCTTGGTAAAGACGAAGCGCACAAAGTATCCGATCGCATTCAAAAGATGACAGATGATACAATCACTGAAATCGATGCGACGATTGCCGAAAAAGAAAAAGAGATCATGCAAGTATAG
- the pyrH gene encoding UMP kinase → MNDDVPYKRILLKVSGEALMGDQQFGIDRKVVDRIAEEVAAVATMGIDIAIVVGGGNLFRGADVQIADENRVAGHHMGMLATVMNCIAMHDGLLEAGLDARVMSAIAMPEICDTFTQRDAKKALYNGEIVLFAAGTGAPYFTTDTGAALRALEMDCDALFKGTNVDGIYSADPKKDPDAERYDEISHADVIKQGLEVMDVSAVALTNEADIPIVVFSIQTPGALFEVASGGGRRTIVS, encoded by the coding sequence ATGAATGACGATGTTCCTTACAAACGTATTTTGCTGAAAGTATCAGGCGAAGCGTTGATGGGTGACCAACAGTTTGGCATTGACCGCAAGGTCGTAGACCGCATCGCTGAAGAAGTGGCCGCTGTGGCGACAATGGGCATCGACATTGCCATCGTTGTGGGTGGCGGAAACCTGTTTCGTGGCGCAGATGTGCAAATCGCTGATGAGAACCGTGTCGCAGGGCACCACATGGGCATGCTCGCAACTGTTATGAATTGCATCGCTATGCATGATGGGTTGCTTGAAGCAGGTTTGGATGCCCGCGTTATGTCCGCAATTGCCATGCCAGAGATTTGCGATACATTTACACAACGCGACGCTAAAAAAGCACTGTATAACGGTGAAATCGTTTTATTTGCTGCAGGAACCGGCGCTCCTTATTTCACTACCGATACAGGTGCTGCGTTAAGAGCGCTTGAAATGGACTGTGATGCGCTGTTTAAGGGCACAAATGTTGACGGCATCTATTCAGCCGATCCTAAAAAAGATCCTGATGCAGAACGTTACGATGAAATCAGCCATGCTGATGTCATCAAACAAGGACTTGAGGTAATGGATGTGTCTGCGGTCGCATTGACCAACGAAGCAGATATTCCAATTGTGGTCTTTTCAATTCAAACACCGGGTGCACTCTTTGAAGTTGCCAGTGGTGGAGGGCGGCGCACGATCGTAAGTTGA
- the tsf gene encoding translation elongation factor Ts, which yields MAISASMVKELREKTGVGMMDCKKALSETDGNIEAAVDWLRAKGLSKAAKKADRVAAEGLVGVASAGTKAAVVEVNSETDFVARNDAFQAIVSNVSKVALEGDGSVEALGAASYPDTGRTVNEELTEAIAKIGENMNLRRSSVLSVDNGVVATYIHNAIADGIGKIGVLVALESTGDKDKLNEFGRQVAMHIAAVNPLALSSDELDQEVVERERAVYMDQAKDSGKPENIVEKMVEGRIQKYYKEVVLLSQVFVIDGENTVEQAAKNAESSVGAPIKIKAFERFVLGDGIEKQEDDFAAEVAAMSGN from the coding sequence ATGGCTATTTCAGCATCCATGGTTAAAGAGCTACGCGAAAAAACTGGCGTTGGCATGATGGATTGTAAAAAAGCGCTATCTGAAACAGATGGCAATATCGAAGCAGCAGTAGACTGGCTTCGGGCAAAAGGCTTGTCAAAAGCTGCTAAAAAGGCTGACCGCGTTGCGGCTGAAGGTCTTGTTGGTGTTGCCTCAGCTGGTACAAAAGCAGCTGTTGTTGAAGTAAACTCAGAAACAGATTTCGTTGCACGTAACGATGCGTTCCAAGCAATTGTGAGCAATGTTTCTAAAGTGGCGCTTGAAGGCGACGGCAGCGTTGAGGCACTTGGTGCAGCTAGCTACCCAGATACAGGCCGCACAGTGAACGAAGAGTTGACTGAAGCAATCGCAAAAATTGGCGAGAACATGAACCTTCGTCGTTCAAGCGTATTGAGCGTTGATAACGGTGTTGTTGCAACATACATCCACAATGCAATCGCAGACGGCATCGGCAAAATCGGTGTGTTGGTTGCTTTGGAATCAACTGGTGACAAAGACAAACTCAACGAGTTTGGCCGCCAAGTTGCTATGCACATTGCAGCGGTAAACCCACTCGCACTTTCTTCTGATGAATTGGATCAGGAAGTTGTTGAGCGCGAACGTGCTGTTTATATGGATCAAGCGAAAGATTCTGGTAAGCCAGAAAACATCGTTGAGAAAATGGTCGAAGGCCGTATCCAGAAATATTACAAAGAAGTCGTTCTTCTTTCGCAAGTTTTCGTAATCGACGGTGAGAACACTGTTGAACAAGCTGCGAAAAATGCAGAAAGCTCTGTCGGCGCACCAATCAAGATCAAAGCGTTTGAGCGTTTCGTTCTCGGTGACGGCATTGAAAAGCAAGAAGATGATTTCGCAGCTGAAGTTGCTGCAATGTCAGGCAACTAA
- a CDS encoding 30S ribosomal protein S2 gives MALPDFSMRQLLEAGVHFGHQTHRWNPRVEKFLFGSRNNIHIIDLSQTVPLLHQALKVVSDTVAGGGRVLFVGTKRQAAESIATSAKSCAQYYVNARWLGGTLTNWSTISNSIKRLRELEAMLEGPEAASFTKKERLTRTRELEKLERSLGGIKDMGGIPNLIFVIDTNKESIAIKEAKRLGIPVVAILDSNCSPEGIDYPIPGNDDAGRAISLYCDLIARASLDGIARGAGSAGIDMGSAVEVAEPALVEEAPVAVEAAPAPVAAAPAAEASSDAAPAALFAAPEGEPDDLKQISGVGPVLEKKLHDLGITKFAQVAAFTADDIAKVDDALSFKGRIERDNWLEQAATLAAG, from the coding sequence ATGGCACTGCCAGATTTTTCTATGCGTCAATTGCTCGAAGCAGGCGTTCACTTTGGTCACCAAACACACCGTTGGAACCCCCGCGTTGAGAAGTTTCTCTTCGGCTCACGCAATAACATTCACATCATTGACCTGTCACAGACAGTTCCTTTGCTGCACCAAGCGCTTAAAGTTGTAAGCGACACAGTTGCAGGTGGTGGTCGTGTTCTCTTCGTTGGCACAAAGCGCCAAGCTGCAGAATCAATCGCAACATCAGCTAAAAGCTGCGCACAGTACTATGTGAACGCACGCTGGCTCGGTGGTACGTTGACAAACTGGTCAACAATCTCAAATTCGATCAAACGCCTACGTGAACTTGAAGCAATGCTTGAAGGTCCAGAAGCAGCGTCTTTCACAAAGAAAGAGCGTTTGACCCGTACTCGTGAACTTGAAAAGCTAGAGCGTTCGCTCGGTGGTATCAAAGACATGGGCGGTATTCCGAACCTTATTTTCGTGATCGATACAAACAAAGAATCAATCGCGATTAAAGAAGCAAAACGCCTTGGCATCCCAGTGGTTGCTATTCTCGATTCTAACTGTTCACCAGAAGGTATCGATTACCCAATCCCAGGCAACGACGATGCTGGCCGTGCGATTTCGCTTTATTGCGATCTCATTGCTCGCGCTTCACTCGACGGTATTGCTCGCGGTGCTGGTTCTGCTGGTATCGATATGGGCTCAGCTGTTGAAGTTGCTGAACCTGCACTTGTAGAAGAAGCGCCAGTTGCTGTTGAAGCAGCGCCTGCACCTGTTGCAGCTGCACCAGCAGCTGAAGCATCAAGCGACGCGGCTCCTGCTGCTTTGTTTGCAGCACCTGAAGGTGAGCCAGACGATCTGAAACAGATTTCTGGTGTTGGTCCAGTTCTTGAGAAAAAACTTCACGATCTCGGTATTACGAAGTTTGCACAAGTTGCAGCATTTACGGCTGACGACATTGCTAAGGTAGACGATGCATTGTCATTCAAAGGTCGTATCGAGCGTGACAACTGGCTTGAGCAAGCAGCAACACTTGCTGCTGGCTAA